One window of the Streptomyces asoensis genome contains the following:
- a CDS encoding glycosyltransferase, with the protein MTHQTLCLCMIVKDESRVIERCLESVRPLIDYWVISDTGSTDGTQDLIRKVLDGIPGELHEEPWVDFGHNRTQNIQHARGKADYLLTLDADHVMRQDAPLPRLTAGSYMLRYDTPGTQHRFKHLMRGDRAWRYEGVTHEYPCTDGPDRQENLDALVIEDHADGGCRSDKFERDARLLRGELERDPTNARTVFYLANTERDLGHVDEAIALYERRAELGGWGEEVYCSLLEAGILRAEKADDWPGAMNAFSRAWESRPARLEAVYELASRLRLQSRYHTAYALLCAVVGRGEPDDLLFTKSWVYRWGLLFEFSICAYWVGDHPAAVRACDTLLAMPDLPDAVRRQTETNREFSAPHVQAVPRPAGPERRPKASRAGKAARPRKK; encoded by the coding sequence GTGACACATCAGACCCTGTGCCTGTGCATGATCGTCAAGGACGAGTCGCGCGTGATCGAGCGCTGCCTGGAGTCCGTACGGCCCCTCATCGACTACTGGGTGATCTCCGACACCGGCTCGACGGACGGCACACAGGATCTGATCCGCAAGGTGCTCGACGGCATCCCGGGCGAGCTCCACGAGGAGCCCTGGGTCGACTTCGGGCACAACCGGACGCAGAACATCCAGCACGCCCGCGGCAAGGCCGACTACCTGCTCACTCTCGACGCCGACCACGTCATGCGCCAGGACGCCCCGCTGCCCCGGCTGACGGCGGGCTCGTACATGCTGCGTTACGACACCCCGGGCACCCAGCACCGCTTCAAGCACCTCATGCGGGGCGACCGGGCCTGGCGCTACGAAGGCGTCACCCACGAGTACCCGTGCACCGACGGCCCCGACCGGCAGGAGAACCTGGACGCGCTCGTCATCGAGGACCACGCGGACGGCGGCTGTCGCAGCGACAAGTTCGAGCGCGACGCGCGCCTGCTGCGGGGCGAGTTGGAGCGCGACCCCACCAACGCGCGCACGGTCTTCTACCTCGCCAACACCGAACGCGACCTGGGCCATGTGGACGAGGCGATCGCACTGTACGAGCGGCGTGCCGAGCTGGGCGGCTGGGGCGAGGAGGTCTACTGCTCGCTCCTGGAGGCCGGGATCCTGCGGGCGGAGAAGGCGGACGACTGGCCCGGTGCCATGAACGCGTTCTCCCGCGCCTGGGAGTCCCGCCCGGCCCGTCTCGAAGCCGTCTACGAACTGGCCTCGCGACTGCGCCTCCAGAGCCGTTACCACACCGCGTACGCCCTGCTCTGCGCGGTCGTCGGCAGGGGTGAGCCCGACGACCTGCTCTTCACCAAGTCCTGGGTGTACCGGTGGGGTCTGCTCTTCGAGTTCTCCATCTGCGCCTACTGGGTCGGCGACCACCCGGCCGCCGTCCGGGCGTGCGACACGCTGCTGGCGATGCCGGACCTGCCCGATGCCGTCCGCCGTCAGACGGAGACCAACCGCGAGTTCTCCGCACCGCACGTCCAGGCCGTCCCCCGGCCGGCCGGCCCGGAACGCCGTCCGAAGGCGTCCCGGGCGGGGAAGGCGGCGCGACCCCGGAAGAAGTAG
- a CDS encoding TIGR03960 family B12-binding radical SAM protein, with product MSVESVFPQLEALLPHVQKPIQYVGGELNSTVKPWESCDVRWALMYPDAYEVGLPNQGVMILYEVLNEQEGVLAERTYSVWPDLEALMREHAVPQFTVDAHRPVKAFDVFGLSFSTELGYTNMLTALDLAGIPLESKDRGLDDPIVLAGGHAAFNPEPIADFIDAAVIGDGEQAVLDMTKIIREWKAEGRPGGREEVLFRLAKTGAVYIPRFYDVEYLPDGRIARVVPNKSGVPWRVSKHTVMDLDEWPYPKQPLVPLAETVHERMSVEIFRGCTRGCRFCQAGMITRPVRERSITGIGDMVEKGLKATGFEEVGLLSLSSADHSEIGEVAKGLADRYTEDKIGLSLPSTRVDAFNVDLANELTRNGRRSGLTFAPEGGSERMRKVINKMVSEEDLIRTVSTAYGNGWRQVKLYFMCGLPTETDEDVLQIADMAMKVIAEGRKVSGQNDIRCTVSIGGFVPKPHTPFQWAPQLSAEETDARLEKLRDKIRGDKKYGRSIGFRYHDGKPGIVEGLLSRGDRRIGAVIRAVYEDGGRFDGWREHFSYDRWMACADKTLPAFGVDVDWYTTREKSYEEVLPWDHLDSGLDKDWLWEDWQDALDETEVEDCRWTPCFDCGVCPAMDTHIQIGPTGKKLLPLTVKQPAGSAAHSH from the coding sequence ATGTCTGTCGAGTCGGTCTTCCCGCAGCTAGAAGCCTTGCTCCCGCATGTGCAGAAGCCGATCCAGTACGTGGGCGGCGAGCTCAACTCCACCGTCAAGCCCTGGGAGTCCTGCGACGTCCGCTGGGCGCTCATGTACCCGGACGCGTACGAGGTCGGACTGCCCAACCAGGGCGTCATGATCCTCTACGAGGTGCTGAACGAGCAGGAGGGGGTCCTGGCCGAGCGCACGTACAGCGTGTGGCCGGACCTGGAGGCGCTGATGCGGGAGCACGCGGTCCCGCAGTTCACCGTGGACGCCCACCGTCCGGTGAAGGCCTTCGACGTGTTCGGGCTGTCCTTCTCCACGGAGCTGGGCTACACGAACATGCTCACGGCGCTGGACCTCGCGGGTATCCCGCTGGAGTCCAAGGACCGCGGTCTCGACGACCCGATCGTGCTGGCGGGCGGCCATGCGGCCTTCAACCCCGAGCCGATCGCCGACTTCATCGACGCGGCGGTCATCGGCGACGGCGAGCAGGCCGTGCTGGACATGACGAAGATCATCCGCGAGTGGAAGGCGGAGGGCCGGCCGGGCGGCCGCGAGGAGGTCCTCTTCCGTCTCGCGAAGACGGGCGCGGTGTACATCCCGCGGTTCTACGACGTGGAGTACCTGCCGGACGGCCGGATCGCCCGGGTGGTGCCGAACAAGTCGGGCGTTCCGTGGCGCGTGTCGAAGCACACGGTCATGGACCTGGACGAGTGGCCCTACCCCAAGCAGCCGCTGGTCCCGCTCGCCGAGACGGTGCACGAGCGCATGTCGGTGGAGATCTTCCGCGGCTGCACCCGCGGCTGCCGTTTCTGCCAGGCCGGCATGATCACGCGCCCGGTGCGCGAGCGGTCGATCACCGGCATCGGCGACATGGTCGAGAAGGGCCTGAAGGCGACCGGCTTCGAGGAGGTCGGCCTGCTCTCGCTGTCGAGCGCCGACCACAGCGAGATCGGCGAGGTCGCGAAGGGCCTCGCGGACCGCTACACGGAGGACAAGATCGGTCTGTCCCTCCCCTCCACCCGCGTGGACGCCTTCAACGTGGACCTGGCGAACGAGCTGACCCGCAACGGCCGCCGGTCCGGCCTGACCTTCGCCCCCGAGGGCGGCTCGGAGCGCATGCGCAAGGTCATCAACAAGATGGTCTCCGAAGAGGACCTGATCCGGACGGTCTCCACCGCGTACGGCAACGGCTGGCGCCAGGTGAAGCTGTACTTCATGTGCGGTCTGCCGACGGAGACGGACGAGGACGTCCTCCAGATCGCGGACATGGCGATGAAGGTGATCGCCGAGGGCCGCAAGGTCTCCGGCCAGAACGACATCCGCTGCACGGTGTCGATCGGCGGGTTCGTGCCCAAGCCGCACACCCCGTTCCAGTGGGCGCCGCAGCTCTCCGCCGAGGAGACCGACGCGCGACTGGAGAAGCTTCGGGACAAGATCCGCGGCGACAAGAAGTACGGCCGCTCGATCGGCTTCCGCTACCACGACGGCAAGCCGGGCATCGTCGAGGGTCTCCTCTCGCGCGGCGACCGTCGTATCGGCGCCGTCATCCGGGCCGTCTACGAGGACGGCGGCCGCTTCGACGGCTGGCGCGAGCACTTCTCCTACGACCGCTGGATGGCCTGCGCGGACAAGACGCTGCCCGCCTTCGGCGTGGACGTCGACTGGTACACGACACGTGAGAAGTCCTACGAGGAGGTCCTGCCCTGGGACCACCTGGACTCGGGCCTCGACAAGGACTGGCTCTGGGAGGACTGGCAGGACGCCCTCGACGAGACGGAGGTCGAGGACTGCCGCTGGACGCCTTGCTTCGACTGCGGGGTGTGCCCGGCGATGGACACCCACATCCAGATCGGTCCGACCGGGAAGAAGCTGCTGCCGTTGACGGTGAAGCAGCCGGCCGGGAGCGCGGCGCACAGCCACTGA